The following coding sequences lie in one Megalodesulfovibrio gigas DSM 1382 = ATCC 19364 genomic window:
- a CDS encoding YggT family protein: MSVFNNLLATLAGILSLVLNIYFWIVIVSAVLSWVNPDPYNPIVRAIRGMTEPVFRRLRRTFPFLVVGGMDLAPIAVILIIYLIQGVVVQTLYDMAGRVPTLR, from the coding sequence ATGAGTGTATTCAACAATTTGCTGGCCACTCTGGCCGGTATTTTGAGCCTGGTCCTCAACATTTATTTTTGGATCGTCATTGTCTCCGCCGTGTTGTCCTGGGTGAATCCGGACCCGTACAATCCCATTGTCCGCGCCATTCGCGGCATGACCGAGCCAGTATTCCGTCGCCTGCGCCGCACCTTTCCGTTCCTGGTGGTGGGCGGGATGGATCTGGCGCCCATCGCTGTCATCCTGATCATCTACCTGATCCAGGGCGTGGTGGTGCAGACACTCTACGACATGGCCGGCCGCGTGCCGACGCTCCGGTAA
- the ilvB gene encoding biosynthetic-type acetolactate synthase large subunit, which yields MPKTGAQILLECLVREGVDALFGYPGGAIIDIYDQLPNYPLKHILVRHEQGAVHMADGYARASGKVGCALVTSGPGATNAVTGIANAYLDSIPLVVITGQVPTPLIGNDAFQEVDIVGITRPCTKHNFLVKDLESLPLIIRRAFHLARTGRPGPVLVDVPKDIQQKKMAFKFPSDKAVAMRSYNPTVQPNKQQLKKAVELLLGAKRPIIYAGGGIISSNAADPLAWLARTLQIPVTATLMGLGCFPGEDPLFLGMLGMHGTYAANMAITHSDVMLAVGARFDDRVTGKLATFAPHAKIVHVDIDPTSIRKNVRVDVPVVADCRLALEGLKEIVEARLTEKDWAGAHSPWLGQCKEWATLHPLTWKENGGIKPQYVVDAIYRLSKGQAIIATEVGQNQMWAAQFYKYNTPRTLLTSGGLGTMGFGLPAAIGAQIAFPDRLVVDVAGDGSIQMNIQELITAVCNKLPVKVVILNNGYLGMVRQWQELFYAKNYCGTCMDAQPDFVALARAYGAVGLRATTKDEVEPVLEEAFRTPNTVIVDVRVEREENVYPMIPAGASLTEMLLV from the coding sequence ATGCCCAAGACAGGGGCGCAGATCCTGCTGGAATGTCTGGTGCGTGAGGGCGTGGACGCCTTGTTCGGGTACCCCGGCGGCGCCATCATCGACATCTACGACCAGCTCCCCAATTATCCTCTCAAGCATATTCTGGTGCGTCATGAACAGGGCGCAGTGCATATGGCGGACGGCTACGCCCGGGCTTCGGGCAAGGTCGGCTGCGCCCTGGTCACCTCTGGTCCCGGCGCCACCAACGCCGTCACCGGCATTGCCAATGCGTATCTGGACTCCATCCCCCTGGTGGTCATCACCGGGCAGGTGCCCACACCGCTCATCGGCAACGACGCGTTCCAGGAGGTGGATATTGTCGGCATCACCCGGCCCTGCACCAAGCATAATTTTTTGGTGAAGGATCTGGAATCGTTGCCGCTGATCATCCGCCGGGCCTTCCACCTGGCCCGCACCGGCCGCCCCGGCCCCGTGCTGGTGGATGTGCCCAAGGACATCCAACAAAAAAAGATGGCCTTCAAGTTCCCCTCGGACAAAGCCGTGGCCATGCGCAGCTACAATCCCACGGTGCAGCCCAACAAGCAGCAGCTCAAGAAGGCTGTGGAGCTGCTGCTGGGAGCCAAACGGCCCATCATTTACGCCGGCGGCGGCATCATCAGTTCCAACGCTGCGGACCCCCTGGCTTGGCTGGCCAGAACGCTGCAGATTCCCGTCACCGCCACCCTCATGGGCCTGGGCTGCTTCCCCGGGGAAGACCCGCTCTTCCTGGGCATGCTGGGCATGCATGGCACCTATGCCGCCAACATGGCCATCACCCACAGCGATGTGATGCTGGCCGTGGGCGCGCGCTTTGACGACCGGGTGACCGGCAAGCTGGCCACCTTTGCCCCGCATGCCAAGATTGTCCATGTGGATATCGATCCCACCTCCATCCGCAAGAACGTGCGCGTGGATGTGCCTGTGGTGGCGGATTGTCGCCTGGCCCTGGAAGGCCTCAAGGAGATTGTGGAAGCCCGGCTGACGGAAAAAGACTGGGCCGGCGCGCACTCTCCCTGGCTTGGCCAGTGCAAGGAATGGGCGACCCTGCATCCCCTTACCTGGAAAGAGAACGGCGGCATCAAGCCCCAGTACGTGGTGGACGCCATCTACCGCCTGAGCAAGGGGCAGGCCATCATCGCCACGGAAGTGGGCCAGAACCAGATGTGGGCCGCGCAGTTCTACAAATACAATACCCCCCGCACCCTGCTCACCTCCGGCGGCCTGGGCACCATGGGCTTCGGCCTGCCTGCGGCCATCGGCGCGCAGATCGCCTTCCCGGACAGGCTCGTGGTGGACGTGGCCGGCGATGGCTCCATCCAGATGAACATCCAGGAGCTCATCACCGCTGTGTGCAACAAGCTGCCGGTGAAGGTCGTCATCCTGAACAATGGCTACCTGGGCATGGTGCGGCAGTGGCAGGAGCTGTTTTACGCCAAAAACTATTGCGGCACGTGCATGGACGCCCAGCCGGACTTCGTGGCCCTGGCCAGGGCCTACGGCGCCGTGGGCCTGCGCGCCACGACCAAGGACGAGGTGGAGCCGGTGCTGGAAGAAGCCTTCCGCACGCCGAACACCGTGATTGTGGATGTGCGCGTGGAGCGGGAGGAAAACGTCTACCCCATGATTCCGGCAGGCGCCTCCCTTACTGAAATGCTGCTGGTGTAA
- a CDS encoding MarR family winged helix-turn-helix transcriptional regulator, with amino-acid sequence MPSSTSFVRRPPGQSMGRLICLVNRRFQLYALREMARLQIGQGQVLLMAELFHQHATGTALFSQDELAALLKVDKATVTRAMAPLERVGYVVRSADLEDRRIRRVQLTPKALAIESEFFAILYRWSDALLDGIPQDKQSELFGLLRMVLANADRMAEGPRRELVADDEQTGDAGAPA; translated from the coding sequence ATGCCTTCCTCCACCTCGTTTGTGCGGCGGCCGCCCGGGCAGTCCATGGGGCGGCTCATCTGCCTGGTGAACCGACGGTTTCAGTTGTATGCCCTGCGGGAGATGGCCCGCCTGCAGATCGGCCAGGGGCAGGTGCTGCTCATGGCCGAGTTGTTCCATCAGCATGCCACGGGCACGGCGCTTTTTTCCCAGGACGAACTGGCCGCGCTGCTCAAGGTGGACAAGGCCACCGTCACCCGGGCCATGGCCCCGCTGGAACGGGTCGGCTACGTGGTGCGTTCGGCCGATCTCGAAGACCGCCGCATCCGTCGCGTGCAGCTGACCCCCAAGGCCCTGGCCATCGAGTCGGAATTTTTCGCCATCCTCTATAGATGGTCCGACGCCTTGCTGGATGGCATTCCTCAGGACAAACAATCCGAGCTGTTCGGCCTGCTGCGCATGGTGCTGGCCAATGCGGACCGCATGGCCGAAGGGCCGCGGCGGGAACTCGTTGCGGATGATGAGCAGACGGGGGATGCAGGAGCGCCGGCATGA
- a CDS encoding DUF465 domain-containing protein, producing the protein MEANELTLIEQFRDKDTELQTLWEEHLLYEKQLEKLESKPFLSPQEDLLVKDIKKKKLLGKTRMQAIIDRYKS; encoded by the coding sequence ATGGAAGCGAACGAGCTGACCTTGATCGAGCAGTTTCGGGACAAGGACACGGAGCTGCAAACGCTCTGGGAAGAGCATCTCCTGTACGAAAAGCAGCTGGAAAAGCTGGAATCCAAGCCGTTCCTATCCCCCCAGGAAGACCTGTTGGTGAAGGATATCAAAAAGAAAAAGCTGCTGGGCAAGACCCGCATGCAAGCCATCATCGATCGGTATAAAAGCTAG
- a CDS encoding twin-arginine translocase TatA/TatE family subunit — protein sequence MIGGLGIWELILILGIVLVVFGANKLPEIGGGMGKAIRNFKRATSEPDEIDVTPKEKVTEKTDKKDGDKPE from the coding sequence ATGATCGGTGGCCTCGGCATCTGGGAACTCATCCTCATTCTTGGCATTGTGCTGGTCGTTTTCGGGGCCAACAAACTGCCGGAAATCGGCGGCGGCATGGGCAAAGCCATCCGCAATTTCAAGCGGGCCACGTCCGAGCCCGATGAAATCGACGTCACCCCCAAAGAAAAGGTGACCGAAAAGACCGACAAGAAGGATGGCGACAAGCCCGAATAA
- a CDS encoding DUF167 domain-containing protein — protein sequence MPTSPAARPPYAEPAGPGVWRLRVWVQPGAKSEGPAGEYQGCLKLKVAAPAVDNKANAALVKLVARVLGCRASSVQVESGQTSRKKALRIELPAEPAWSRLAAGQAEPS from the coding sequence ATGCCCACTTCGCCCGCAGCCCGTCCTCCCTACGCAGAGCCCGCCGGTCCTGGCGTGTGGCGGCTCAGGGTCTGGGTGCAGCCGGGGGCGAAGAGTGAAGGTCCTGCGGGTGAGTATCAAGGCTGCCTGAAGCTCAAGGTGGCCGCTCCTGCCGTGGACAACAAAGCCAACGCTGCCCTGGTGAAGCTCGTGGCCAGGGTGCTGGGCTGCCGGGCTTCATCTGTGCAGGTGGAATCGGGCCAGACCAGCCGCAAAAAGGCCCTGCGTATTGAACTCCCAGCTGAACCCGCCTGGAGCCGCCTTGCGGCCGGCCAGGCAGAACCATCCTGA
- a CDS encoding MFS transporter yields the protein MTLNAWSILSISLLTVMAGAAVAPALGAVQAAFPDVSPTTIKLLLTAPSVCIIPMSFLAPRICARLGVRRTLLLGGALYLLGGAGGGLATSFPMLLATRIVLGIGVGLVMPMSNSLVSVFFAGEERVRMMGRTASTANLGGIVALFCSGWLAQANWRYAFAIYAISLVTMTMAALFLQEPPPEQSPAAATGRLPLGAWLGALGLLLLMIVFYCIPTNLALFLIREGYGEAANSGMSLAGSTTAGFVAGLILPRTRLMFGRQLPLVMLCLMAAGFFCLHYATGLASAMGGVVLVGFGLGSLWPSLLVAVARATPLPLSMRAMALAGSMIFLGQFLSPLVFDAVGVLLDTRQPRDIFGLAGLATGAAVLGMALLGRQVRRMMEQRA from the coding sequence ATGACGTTGAACGCCTGGAGCATCCTTTCCATTTCGCTGCTCACGGTGATGGCCGGGGCGGCCGTGGCTCCGGCCCTGGGCGCAGTGCAGGCCGCCTTTCCGGACGTGTCGCCCACCACAATCAAGCTGCTGCTCACGGCGCCTTCGGTGTGCATCATCCCCATGTCGTTCCTGGCTCCGCGCATCTGCGCCCGGCTGGGGGTCAGGCGCACCCTGCTGCTGGGCGGGGCGCTGTACCTGCTGGGCGGCGCCGGCGGCGGGCTGGCCACCAGTTTTCCCATGCTGCTGGCCACGCGCATTGTGCTGGGCATCGGCGTGGGGCTGGTCATGCCCATGTCCAACTCCTTGGTGAGCGTCTTCTTTGCCGGGGAGGAACGGGTACGCATGATGGGGCGCACGGCCTCCACGGCCAACCTGGGGGGCATTGTGGCCCTGTTCTGCTCCGGCTGGCTGGCCCAGGCCAACTGGCGGTATGCCTTCGCCATCTACGCCATCAGTCTGGTGACCATGACCATGGCCGCGCTGTTTCTGCAGGAGCCTCCCCCGGAGCAGAGCCCCGCGGCCGCCACGGGCCGTCTGCCCCTGGGCGCCTGGCTGGGGGCGCTGGGCCTGCTGCTGCTCATGATCGTCTTTTATTGCATTCCCACCAACCTGGCGTTGTTTCTGATCCGGGAAGGCTACGGCGAGGCTGCCAACTCGGGCATGTCCCTGGCCGGATCCACCACCGCGGGATTCGTGGCCGGGCTGATCCTGCCGCGGACGCGGTTGATGTTCGGCCGGCAGTTGCCGCTGGTCATGCTGTGTCTGATGGCTGCCGGGTTCTTCTGTCTGCATTATGCAACAGGACTGGCGAGCGCCATGGGCGGGGTGGTGCTGGTGGGGTTTGGCCTGGGATCCCTGTGGCCCAGCCTGCTGGTGGCCGTGGCCAGGGCCACGCCCCTGCCCCTGAGCATGCGGGCCATGGCGCTGGCCGGGAGCATGATCTTCCTGGGACAGTTTCTCTCCCCCCTGGTGTTCGATGCCGTGGGGGTGCTGCTGGACACACGGCAGCCGCGGGACATCTTCGGACTGGCGGGACTGGCCACAGGCGCAGCCGTGCTGGGCATGGCCCTGCTGGGCCGGCAGGTGCGGCGGATGATGGAGCAGCGGGCCTGA
- a CDS encoding HAD family hydrolase, producing the protein MRMPIQIGPVTSSALFQGIKGFIFDCDGVLFDTHESNAQYYNAIRSRLGLGPMTPAQEAYCHVHTVLDCIAHVTPPGMLPQALQARKDVSYTREILPHLRPFPGLYEVLDALRARKYRLAVHTNRSTTMENVASRYGLVGYFFPLMTAGKAQAKPHPEGVHRILTAWGMKREDVVFIGDSRIDQACAARAGVRFWVFGDQPLAAEARIPDWHCLLQALMRL; encoded by the coding sequence ATGAGAATGCCGATTCAGATAGGCCCCGTGACGTCCTCGGCATTGTTCCAGGGCATCAAGGGCTTCATCTTCGATTGCGACGGCGTGCTCTTCGATACCCACGAGTCGAACGCGCAATACTACAACGCCATTCGCAGCCGGCTGGGGCTGGGGCCCATGACGCCAGCCCAGGAAGCCTATTGCCACGTGCACACGGTGCTGGATTGCATTGCCCATGTCACCCCGCCGGGGATGCTGCCCCAGGCCCTCCAAGCCAGGAAGGACGTGAGCTACACGCGGGAAATCCTGCCGCACCTGCGTCCCTTTCCCGGACTGTACGAGGTGCTGGACGCCCTGCGCGCCCGCAAGTACCGCCTGGCTGTGCATACCAACCGCAGCACCACCATGGAAAACGTGGCCTCGCGCTACGGGCTGGTGGGGTACTTCTTTCCGCTGATGACGGCCGGCAAGGCCCAGGCCAAGCCGCATCCCGAGGGCGTGCATCGCATTCTGACTGCCTGGGGGATGAAGCGTGAAGATGTTGTCTTTATTGGGGATTCTCGTATAGACCAAGCCTGTGCCGCCCGGGCAGGAGTGCGGTTCTGGGTATTCGGGGATCAGCCCCTTGCCGCCGAGGCCCGCATCCCGGACTGGCATTGCCTGCTCCAGGCACTGATGCGCCTTTGA